GGAGGGTCAATCGGTCACCAGTCCGTACGGCCAGTTGATGATGCCCCCCATCGAATAGACGTGGGTGTATCCCCGCTTGATCAGATTCTTCATCGCGACTCCGGCGCGGGCGCCGCTGCGGCAGTACAGAAGGATCACCGCTTGTTTGTCCGGCAGCAGTGGGGGATCGCTCTTTGCGTTGATCGTCTCATTGGGGACGAGCAGGGCGCCCTTGATATGGCCTGCGTCATATTCGTACTGCCTCCGTACATCGACCAGAACCACATCGCCTTGGTCCAGCAGCTCCTTTCCTTGCTTCGCGCTGATCACCGAACCGTTGGCGTAGGGCGCGGAAGCCGCGCTCACCGTGGCGACGGATATCAGGAGCGCGAGCGCCATGATGGATAGCTTTTTCATATCTGCCTCCTTTTCCCAATGTAGAGGGCGGATTTCCCTCTCGTCCAGAGGCAAGGAACGCTTTCGCTTGCGCAGCGAAAGCGTCTGAATGTTGACGAATCGGGAAAAAACCACCACATTATGGAGGTAGGAGTACAAACGGAATGCAAGAACAACGAGCGGAAATGCTCCGCAATGTCACGGCACGAGAGAAAGGGATCATCAAGAGCGTCTACCTCTGGATGACGGCTGCACTGGCGGTAACGGCAGGTGTGGCGTACATCGTCGCTTCCAGCCCGAATCTGATGAAGGCGTTGCTCGGGGGTTCATTCGGTTTCATTTTGTTGGTCATCGCCCAGTTCGCGTTGGTGTTTTTCCTTTCGGCGCGATTGGATTCCATGAGCCAAGGCTCCGCCATCGGGGCGTTTTTCGCCTATGCCGTGCTGAACGGCGTGATGTTCAGTACGCTGTTTTATGTCTATCAGATCGCAACGATCTACAAGGCGTTCCTTACGGCGGCGCTGATGTTCGCCGGCATGAGTGTCTACGCCATGACGACCAAGCGGGATCTGAACGGATGGGGATACTACCTGATCGTCTCCCTGTGGGGTCTTCTGATCGCGTCCCTGATGAACATGTTCTTCAAATCGTCCGGAATGGATTACATCATTTCGTTCATCGGCGTGTTCATCTTCATGGGGCTGACCGCATGGGATACCCAGAAACTGGTGCGGTTCAATGACCAGTACGGGTACAACATGGATGAAGCGACGTACACCAAGGCCGGCATCATCTTCGCCTTGTCCCTGTACATGGACTTCATCAACCTGTTCCTGTACATCCTACGGCTTTTCTCACGGGGAGATCGAAGCTGAGGAGCTTTCCTTCAG
This DNA window, taken from Sphaerochaeta sp., encodes the following:
- a CDS encoding rhodanese-like domain-containing protein, giving the protein MKKLSIMALALLISVATVSAASAPYANGSVISAKQGKELLDQGDVVLVDVRRQYEYDAGHIKGALLVPNETINAKSDPPLLPDKQAVILLYCRSGARAGVAMKNLIKRGYTHVYSMGGIINWPYGLVTD
- a CDS encoding Bax inhibitor-1/YccA family protein; this encodes MQEQRAEMLRNVTAREKGIIKSVYLWMTAALAVTAGVAYIVASSPNLMKALLGGSFGFILLVIAQFALVFFLSARLDSMSQGSAIGAFFAYAVLNGVMFSTLFYVYQIATIYKAFLTAALMFAGMSVYAMTTKRDLNGWGYYLIVSLWGLLIASLMNMFFKSSGMDYIISFIGVFIFMGLTAWDTQKLVRFNDQYGYNMDEATYTKAGIIFALSLYMDFINLFLYILRLFSRGDRS